Genomic DNA from Paenibacillus sp. MBLB1832:
CCCAGATCTCCCAAACATGCTTACTCCATGCCATCAGCATGTCATTACGTTTTTCTTCTGCAGTTCCAAGGACATCTGCAACCGTCAAGGTGTATGGTCGTGTCGGTTCAATAAACGAAGACCATTTCAAATTCTTTTGTGCTAATTCCATATGGGCTTGTTGTACTTGTCTACCTGTGTATTTACGCTCCACAGCCAAATATAATCCGATTAAGGAAAAGGCCGTTCTAATGTTTTTCACCTTACTGCCTGAATGTTGTGCACCATACGCGTCAACCGCATGTTGAGTACGAAAGTTTAGATCTGGATTCATGATAAAAATAGCAGACAGCTCATGATAGATCTGCAAACATTCACCCGATGCATGGTACTGGTCACTAGGAGCCAGATTCTGATTAGGGAGATTAACCCCACAGCCAGGACATATTTTATTAATTACAATAGCAATTCACACTCCATGAATGAATGTTTCCTCACAAGAGCAAGGAGCAGCTGCCGCCGGCCTGTATAGTGGTAATCGACTACCGTTTCACAAGCTGCCGTAAAAGTTGATTCAATTGTCCAGTCTCATTACCGAGTCCGGAGAAAAAGGCCCGATCCTCCCTTTCTACTGCTTGAACGGCTTGCGAAGCGATCTCGTCTCCCGTCTTCGTAACGGAAATGATGTTCGCCCGAGAATCCGTTGGGTGAGGTCGCCGTTCGATGTATCCTTTCTTTTCCAACGTCCTCAGCACCTGCGACGTGACATTAACATCCATCTGTGCATGCTGGGCCAATTGAACCTGGGTAATGCCCGTGTCATCGTTTTTTTCATTCAGCCACTTGCAGGAAAAGAGCAGTACGAATTGCGGGTGGGTCAATTCAAAAGGATCCAATGCATTCCGTATTGCTTTTTGCCATAGATTCGTGACCTGCCATAGCATAAAGCCAGGGCTTTCTTCTGCATTATTGAATTCTGAGCTCATGTACTTTTCCCTCCTCACTGTTCATAGCATCCGCAATGACCAGAAAATCTTGTTCAGAGATCTCGAAGTGGCCGAACCGAAACCGGTAACCCCAATTATTCACACCGCGTGTGAAGCTAAGCCGCTCCAGCAGCGAACTGATCTTTGTCTCCTTACAGTTCGTATAGCGAATGTTACGGCGAAACGGTACGAAGGACTCGGACATCCCATATTCATATACCTGATCATCCTGTACCTGCCCGATCGCCGTAAATGCCTGCAGGGGCTCTCCGTTTTGCATATCCGTGCGAGGTGAATAATAAATCAGCCAATCACCGGCTTGCATACGTTTAAGTGGTGCCGCTTTCCCATGACAGAGTTGAGCGAACCCACCCTCCACTCCCCTGAATACATGTGAGGCGGAAACAACGCCAATCCAGTACCGACAGGATTTCTCTGCCTTTTCACTCACCCTGCCCACGTTCCTTCTCCAAAGCCAGAGCAGCAAGTCCCGCCATCGTATGGGGGATGCCCTCTGTCATGTGTGCACCAAATTGGGGTCCCAACCGCTCTGCATTCGGTCCAGTGATTTTCACTTTATGGGTAACCTGCGTCTCTCCGTTCGATTCTACCAAAAGGTGCGTGAAGTGAACCTGTATGCCTGCTTTCGGAATATCGGTTATGTCCGAGAATCGATCCAGGGGTTTGACGTCCGTAAGCTCAAAGGAGAGCGGCTCTTGGCCTTCCGGTTGCAGATAGCCTCGCGTTCCCTGGATAAAGGGCCCCTCCAGCGAAGCACTTACGATCCCTTTATCCCACGTTGTCCAGGTAGTAATATCGCTGTACAGCCCCCAAATCGTCTCTGGCTTAGCCTTTGTTATAAGGGTATGTTCAAATTGCCACATCTTCATCACTCCTCAATTAGTATATACACATATTATATTTGTTGTTATTATATGTGTCAATACTATATAGTTACATAAAGTCCTGATCGATCTGCATATTCGTTTAAATTGCACTAATACTAATGGCAATATGAGTAGAGAGGTGCGTACACGTTGAACGTTCATTTATTGAATTATACGATCTGGCATATCGCACGCGAACTCGTCCTCCATCATCGGTACTCGCTTGTCGACAACGATGAAGGTATGTTGACCCTCAAGCGCCGCGACGGTATGCGCGTCGTCTACCTGTACCTGATGCCCTTATTCTACGGATCCTCGGCCGAGGATCAGCTGGAGTTAATCCGCGGACAACTTCAAGAGTCCATCGAATGGATGAAAAGCATCGGATTCCGCAAGCCGAATCTGATCGCTCGCAAAATTCATCTCTACATCCGTACCGATGCTGGGCAGCAGAACCCTGCCGAAGTTATCACCGAGCTGCAGGTTAGCTCGTTGACCGAACGGTACCGCGTAGAGACGTGGGTCGCGGATTTGGTCGAGCATGAGATTTATACGGCCAAGTCGAAGGTGCCTGGAACCGATGTCATTGAGCAAGCGGTCTCCAGCATCCACGGGATACCCTACGACGAAACCGAGCTTTACGTAGTCATCAACCGGTGGCACCATGAGATGCTCCAAACTCATCAAGAGAGGACCCAACCGTTCGAAGAGGCTGGACGCAAGCGTGGCGGCCCGCTCACCCTCCTGCTCGCTGCTATCAATGTGCTGATTTGGCTTGCCATGACCGCGATGGGCGGATCAAGCAATCCACAGACACTGATCGCTTTTGGAGCCAAATTTAACCCCCTGATCGACCAGGGCGAATACTGGCGATTGTTCACTCCCATATTTCTTCATGTGGGAGGGCTTCATTTATGGTTTAACTCCGTATCCCTGCTTGCGATTGGCGGCAAGCTTGAGCGTGTTCTTGGGTCGGTGCCCTTTATCGTCATTTACCTGGGCGCCGGCATTTTCGGCAATGTCTCTAGCTATATGTTCTCGCCTTCGATCTCGGCTGGAGCTTCTGGGGCGATCTTCGGCTTGATGGGGGCACTGCTCTACTTAACCTGGAAAGAGCCTGATACGTGGGGCGAAACGATGGGATTCTCCATTTGGACCGGTCTCATCATGAACATCATTCTCGGATTCGCCATTCCTGCCATCGACAACTATGCGCATTTCGGCGGATTGATCAGCGGGTTCATTATCGCCTTCCTGCTGTTCGGCGGCAAAAGCATTATTCGCGCGGCGGCATAATTGCTGTGCGAAA
This window encodes:
- a CDS encoding DUF5946 family protein, encoding MAIVINKICPGCGVNLPNQNLAPSDQYHASGECLQIYHELSAIFIMNPDLNFRTQHAVDAYGAQHSGSKVKNIRTAFSLIGLYLAVERKYTGRQVQQAHMELAQKNLKWSSFIEPTRPYTLTVADVLGTAEEKRNDMLMAWSKHVWEIWEDYHEWTRNICKSNLKYV
- a CDS encoding MarR family winged helix-turn-helix transcriptional regulator; its protein translation is MSSEFNNAEESPGFMLWQVTNLWQKAIRNALDPFELTHPQFVLLFSCKWLNEKNDDTGITQVQLAQHAQMDVNVTSQVLRTLEKKGYIERRPHPTDSRANIISVTKTGDEIASQAVQAVEREDRAFFSGLGNETGQLNQLLRQLVKR
- a CDS encoding EVE domain-containing protein; the encoded protein is MSEKAEKSCRYWIGVVSASHVFRGVEGGFAQLCHGKAAPLKRMQAGDWLIYYSPRTDMQNGEPLQAFTAIGQVQDDQVYEYGMSESFVPFRRNIRYTNCKETKISSLLERLSFTRGVNNWGYRFRFGHFEISEQDFLVIADAMNSEEGKVHELRIQ
- a CDS encoding SRPBCC family protein, yielding MWQFEHTLITKAKPETIWGLYSDITTWTTWDKGIVSASLEGPFIQGTRGYLQPEGQEPLSFELTDVKPLDRFSDITDIPKAGIQVHFTHLLVESNGETQVTHKVKITGPNAERLGPQFGAHMTEGIPHTMAGLAALALEKERGQGE
- a CDS encoding rhomboid family intramembrane serine protease, whose translation is MNVHLLNYTIWHIARELVLHHRYSLVDNDEGMLTLKRRDGMRVVYLYLMPLFYGSSAEDQLELIRGQLQESIEWMKSIGFRKPNLIARKIHLYIRTDAGQQNPAEVITELQVSSLTERYRVETWVADLVEHEIYTAKSKVPGTDVIEQAVSSIHGIPYDETELYVVINRWHHEMLQTHQERTQPFEEAGRKRGGPLTLLLAAINVLIWLAMTAMGGSSNPQTLIAFGAKFNPLIDQGEYWRLFTPIFLHVGGLHLWFNSVSLLAIGGKLERVLGSVPFIVIYLGAGIFGNVSSYMFSPSISAGASGAIFGLMGALLYLTWKEPDTWGETMGFSIWTGLIMNIILGFAIPAIDNYAHFGGLISGFIIAFLLFGGKSIIRAAA